In Phragmites australis chromosome 16, lpPhrAust1.1, whole genome shotgun sequence, one DNA window encodes the following:
- the LOC133894787 gene encoding phosphoglycerate kinase 3, cytosolic-like, whose protein sequence is MVTKMSVGTLEEADLKGKRVLLPADLVPLDEAQKNTGYTRNVVMEATMRLKFRDGCVLKCKLILCFTQQCLPSNLKGHHI, encoded by the exons ATGGTGACCAAGATGAGCGTGGGCACCCTGGAGGAGGCAGATCTGAAGGGAAAGAGGGTGTTACTGCCAGCCGACCTCGTGCCGCTCGATGAAGCCCAGAAGAACACCGGCTACACCCGCAATGTGGTTATGGAAGCTACAATGAGGTTGAAATTCAGAGATGGTTGTGTTCTCAAGTGCAAGCTGATTCTATGCTTCACGCAGCAG TGTCTGCCGTCAAACCTGAAGGGACATCATATCTAA